Proteins from a genomic interval of Rosa chinensis cultivar Old Blush chromosome 2, RchiOBHm-V2, whole genome shotgun sequence:
- the LOC112188477 gene encoding scarecrow-like protein 32 — protein sequence MMQFTETPPQPLHQIVTTPPFSPNLPIMNKNQTHRTRPWPGFPTSSKLTNFGDANCMEQLLVHCANAIETNDATLAQQILWVLNNIAPPDGDSNQRLACAFLRALIARAARSGSLKLLAAMNAAQANLAIHTHKFSVIELAGFIDLTPWHRFGFTAANSVILEAVEGYSVIHIVDLSLTHCMQIPTLVDAIASRQDGLTTPPLLKLTVAGTTEDVPPMLDLSYEELGSKLVNFARSRNIILEFRVIPSSYTDGFANLIEQLRVQNLVYPESGHEALVINCHMMLHYIPEETFQNFEPCSSSSTSITTSSSSLRSMFLKAVRGLDPTVVVVVDEDADLTSNDLVGRLRSAFNYLWIPYDTIDTFLPRGSKQRQWYEADMCWKIENVIAYEGFQRVERLEPKCRWVQRMRSAGFRSVSFGVEAVNEVKAMLDEHAAGWGLKREEEDLVLTWKGHNVVFATAWMLA from the coding sequence ATGATGCAATTTACTGAAACACCACCTCAACCCTTACACCAAATTGTGACCACACCACCGTTCTCTCCAAATCTCCCAATCATGAACAAAAACCAGACACACCGGACGCGTCCGTGGCCTGGCTTCCCCACGTCGTCGAAGCTCACCAACTTCGGCGACGCCAACTGCATGGAGCAGCTACTAGTCCACTGCGCCAACGCCATCGAGACCAACGACGCCACATTGGCGCAGCAGATCTTGTGGGTTCTCAACAACATTGCTCCCCCGGACGGCGACTCGAACCAGCGCCTCGCGTGCGCTTTTCTTCGAGCACTCATCGCTCGTGCGGCCAGGAGCGGAAGTCTTAAGCTCCTTGCCGCAATGAACGCCGCCCAGGCTAACCTCGCCATCCACACTCATAAATTCTCCGTCATCGAGCTCGCCGGGTTTATTGATCTCACGCCGTGGCACCGGTTTGGCTTCACCGCCGCAAACTCTGTCATTCTCGAAGCGGTGGAAGGCTACTCCGTTATCCACATCGTTGACTTGAGTTTGACTCACTGCATGCAAATTCCAACTCTGGTCGATGCCATTGCTTCTCGTCAGGACGGGTTAACTACTCCTCCGCTGCTGAAGCTCACTGTAGCCGGAACAACAGAGGACGTGCCGCCGATGCTGGATCTTTCGTACGAGGAGCTGGGATCGAAATTGGTCAATTTTGCAAGATCCCGGAACATAATCCTAGAGTTTAGAGTCATCCCTTCGAGTTATACAGACGGATTTGCAAACTTAATCGAGCAGCTTCGGGTCCAGAACTTGGTGTACCCAGAGAGTGGACATGAGGCTCTAGTCATAAACTGTCACATGATGCTCCATTACATTCCGGAAGAGACGTTTCAGAATTTCGAGCCTTGTTCTTCGTCCTCAACATCCATCACTACTTCCTCCTCTTCACTGAGGTCGATGTTTTTGAAAGCCGTTCGGGGTTTGGACCCAACCGTCGTCGTTGTGGTGGACGAGGACGCTGACTTGACTTCCAACGATTTGGTGGGGAGGCTGAGGTCGGCGTTCAACTATCTGTGGATTCCTTATGATACTATTGACACGTTTCTGCCGAGGGGAAGCAAGCAGAGGCAGTGGTACGAGGCCGATATGTGCTGGAAAATCGAGAATGTGATTGCCTACGAGGGATTTCAGAGGGTCGAGAGGCTGGAACCCAAATGCCGGTGGGTGCAGCGGATGAGGAGCGCCGGCTTTCGAAGCGTTTCGTTCGGAGTGGAGGCTGTGAATGAGGTGAAAGCTATGCTGGATGAGCACGCGGCGGGGTGGGGGTtgaagagggaagaagaagatctTGTGCTTACTTGGAAGGGACACAATGTTGTTTTTGCCACTGCTTGGATGCTTGCTTGA